Proteins from a genomic interval of Heteronotia binoei isolate CCM8104 ecotype False Entrance Well chromosome 7, APGP_CSIRO_Hbin_v1, whole genome shotgun sequence:
- the PPP1R3G gene encoding protein phosphatase 1 regulatory subunit 3G: MEGRGSAVLGLGQLLAPFGERRLQEEAASLPRWQSSSPPEEAPVQAEDEAGSAAERDDDDATDEEEEEAAALLELRRRRGRSLSLPASPTLAAARLFPGRRGQAEEDDEEAAAGGCCGSKKRVQFADSLGLCLASVKHFSAAEEPQVPPAVLSRLQSFPMRHKDLEEFSAALAGLGGCGPPPFARALPQLPAARPLVACFEAAGKGLEAERLRRERVCLEEAAGTALAGAPADVRGVVRVLGCPGAKEVTVRYTFNEWLSFLDAPAAPLLPSDGDPAAPVERYQFTLCLPPGLQEGTAVHFAICYRSQQGEYWDNNGGSNYTLRQAPPEKAALPLQ; this comes from the coding sequence ATGGAGGGCCGGGGCTCGGCGGTGCTGGGCTTGGGGCAACTTTTAGCTCCGTTCGGGGAGCGCCGGCTGCAAGAAGAGGCCGCCTCCCTCCCGCGATGGCAGAGCAGCTCGCCGCCGGAGGAGGCGCCTGTGCAGGCGGAGGACGAGGCGGGCAGCGCCGCGGAGCGGGACGACGACGACGCCACcgacgaagaggaggaggaggcggcggcgctcCTGGAGCTGCGCCGCCGTCGCGGGCGCTCCCTCTCGCTGCCCGCCAGCCCGACTTTAGCCGCCGCGCGCCTTTTCCCGGGGAGGCGAGGCCAGGCTGAAGAGGACGacgaggaggcggcggcgggcggcTGCTGCGGCAGCAAGAAGCGGGTGCAGTTCGCCGACTCGCTGGGGCTGTGCCTGGCCAGCGTGAAGCACTTCAGCGCGGCCGAGGAGCCCCAGGTGCCGCCGGCAGTCCTCTCCCGCCTGCAGAGCTTCCCGATGCGCCACAAGGACCTGGAGGAGTTCAGCGCCGCCCTCGCCGGCCTGGGGGGTTGCGGGCCGCCTCCCTTCGCTCGGGCGCTGCCGCAGCTGCCCGCCGCCCGCCCGCTGGTGGCCTGCTTCGAGGCGGCCGGAAAGGGGCTAGAGGCCGAGCGGCTGCGGCGGGAGCGCGTGTGCTTGGAGGAGGCGGCGGGGACGGCGCTGGCCGGGGCGCCCGCCGACGTGCGCGGCGTGGTGCGGGTGCTGGGCTGCCCGGGCGCCAAGGAGGTGACGGTGCGCTACACTTTCAACGAGTGGCTCTCCTTCCTCGACGCccccgccgcgccgctgctgccttcCGACGGGGACCCCGCGGCCCCCGTCGAGCGCTACCAGTTCACCTTGTGCCTCCCGCCGGGCCTGCAAGAGGGCACCGCCGTGCATTTCGCCATCTGTTACCGCAGCCAGCAGGGCGAGTACTGGGACAACAACGGAGGCAGCAACTACACCCTGCGCCAGGCCCCGCCGGAGAAGGCCGCTTTGCCCCTCCAGTGA